In one Chitinophaga sancti genomic region, the following are encoded:
- a CDS encoding acetyltransferase translates to MIYLYGASGHAKVILEILEHQGTKAAGLFDDNQELHSLWEYEVHRYAPEWNSKISGMLIALGNNNVRKLIAEKLNVPFIKGIHPGASVSGRAVLGDGSVVMAGVTINADAVIGRHCIINTNASVDHDCAIEDYVHISPNVAVCGGVTIGEGAHIGAGAVIKPGIVIGRWATIGAGCVVIRDVAENAVVIGNPGKEMTRQ, encoded by the coding sequence ATGATTTATTTGTACGGCGCCAGCGGCCATGCCAAAGTAATATTAGAGATCCTGGAACACCAGGGTACTAAAGCCGCCGGATTGTTTGATGATAATCAGGAGTTACATTCGTTGTGGGAGTATGAAGTACACCGGTATGCTCCGGAATGGAACAGCAAAATTAGCGGAATGCTGATTGCCCTGGGGAACAATAATGTCCGTAAACTGATTGCAGAGAAATTGAATGTACCATTTATAAAAGGTATTCATCCTGGAGCTTCTGTATCCGGCAGGGCGGTACTCGGAGACGGATCGGTCGTGATGGCGGGAGTTACCATCAATGCAGATGCTGTGATAGGCAGACATTGTATTATTAATACCAATGCATCTGTAGATCATGATTGCGCAATAGAAGATTACGTACATATTTCACCTAATGTGGCGGTATGTGGTGGCGTTACGATTGGCGAAGGTGCTCATATTGGTGCCGGAGCTGTTATAAAGCCTGGTATAGTGATTGGCCGATGGGCGACAATCGGTGCAGGTTGTGTGGTAATCAGGGATGTGGCGGAAAACGCTGTGGTGATTGGTAATCCAGGAAAGGAAATGACACGACAATAA
- a CDS encoding DegT/DnrJ/EryC1/StrS family aminotransferase encodes MNSKIWLSSPHMGGEELNFVNEAFAANWIAPLGPNVDGFEAELSGITGVKHVAALSSGTAALHLALILAGVGREDEVICQSMTFSASANPIMYVGALPVFVDSEKDTWNMDPALLEDAILDRIKQGKKPKAIIVVHLYGMPAKMDEILTIARKYEIALIEDAAEALGSSYKGTACGAFGDYGILSFNGNKIITTSGGGALISNDENAVKHARFLATQARDNAPHYQHSHVGYNYRMSNICAGIGRGQLKVLDERVKQRRANKAYYSEVLGPLPGVSFLEEVEGSFSNFWLTTLVIDPTVSKGVTREQIRLALDADNIESRPLWKPMHLQPVFTGAPAYVNGNSESLFNTGLCLPSGSNLTRADLERVTNIVTNLFD; translated from the coding sequence ATGAACTCAAAAATCTGGCTTTCCTCGCCACATATGGGTGGAGAGGAACTGAACTTTGTAAATGAGGCATTTGCTGCGAACTGGATTGCCCCTTTAGGACCTAATGTAGATGGATTTGAGGCAGAGCTGTCGGGCATTACAGGCGTAAAGCATGTAGCTGCATTGTCCTCAGGAACTGCTGCACTGCACCTTGCATTGATACTGGCGGGTGTGGGAAGAGAAGATGAAGTAATTTGTCAGAGTATGACATTTTCTGCATCGGCTAACCCTATTATGTATGTAGGGGCCTTACCGGTTTTTGTGGATAGTGAAAAAGATACCTGGAATATGGATCCTGCATTACTGGAAGATGCTATTCTGGACAGGATAAAACAGGGTAAAAAGCCAAAAGCTATTATTGTTGTGCACCTGTATGGAATGCCTGCAAAGATGGATGAGATCCTCACCATCGCACGTAAATACGAAATTGCCCTGATCGAGGATGCTGCAGAAGCCCTGGGTTCTTCTTACAAAGGTACAGCATGTGGTGCGTTTGGTGATTATGGTATCCTGAGTTTTAATGGTAATAAGATCATCACTACCAGCGGTGGCGGCGCACTGATCAGCAATGATGAGAATGCTGTGAAGCATGCGCGTTTCCTGGCTACACAGGCGAGGGACAACGCTCCTCACTATCAGCATAGTCATGTAGGATATAATTATAGAATGAGCAATATCTGCGCAGGTATTGGTCGCGGTCAGCTGAAAGTACTTGATGAGCGCGTGAAACAGCGCCGGGCAAATAAAGCATATTATAGTGAAGTGCTGGGGCCGCTGCCCGGTGTCAGTTTTCTGGAGGAAGTTGAAGGTTCATTCAGTAATTTCTGGCTGACTACGCTAGTAATTGACCCAACGGTAAGTAAAGGTGTGACAAGAGAGCAGATTAGACTGGCATTGGATGCGGATAATATAGAGTCGAGGCCGCTTTGGAAACCTATGCATTTACAACCTGTATTTACAGGTGCACCAGCTTATGTAAACGGTAATTCAGAATCGTTATTTAATACAGGCTTATGTTTGCCTAGTGGGTCGAATTTAACCCGTGCAGATTTAGAACGTGTAACAAATATTGTGACAAATCTGTTCGATTAA
- a CDS encoding T9SS type B sorting domain-containing protein: MKTQTQSTASVRNVYYFFIRAILILTIISPVCKTLTAQDIEIRNPSFEGPVDKALVPPEWLIGSKSPDTQPGINGVNKVASDGNTYVGAMHGSTWDETYGQKLSTPLKAGKIYTFSFDMAFAPFYFSNICFGSLGIYGGNCINCKEDTLWTSGVFYNTDWQRKVVTIRPRMDCDYLLFSPYLEGNCDSSFYSDVLVDNLSPTIKEVPQIEVSVSNACRSSNNGSVKVKVKGGKGPYKYDWNPGRYHDAAISHLASGRYTVKVTGANGISVEQEVVIGEYVVKATASLINSSCYNSDNGAIYMSASGGVVPYAFSIDENTGFVYNNRFTGLAAGTYNMRVRDAANCLVEVNNLSIKEPDELKIMAVTPTNISCNTLQNGSITLSVSGGSPAYTYEIIGSEPVQTDSVFRGLNEGKYRFRVTDDNQCYVEGEGEVSRDARDCALYLPTAFSPNGDGKNDLFRAVVHDNVSSFRLAVYGRWGQLIFESRNPDVGWDGTSRGDIMPAGHYVYMVTYTDSHGQDMKQTGTLVLVR, from the coding sequence ATGAAAACACAAACTCAGAGCACGGCATCTGTACGTAATGTGTATTATTTTTTTATTCGTGCTATCTTAATTTTAACCATTATTAGTCCGGTATGCAAAACTTTAACGGCACAAGATATCGAAATCCGAAACCCTTCATTTGAAGGGCCTGTTGACAAGGCATTAGTGCCTCCTGAATGGCTGATTGGGAGTAAATCTCCGGATACCCAACCAGGTATTAATGGGGTTAATAAGGTCGCTTCAGATGGGAATACCTATGTAGGTGCCATGCATGGGAGTACATGGGATGAAACCTATGGGCAGAAGTTATCGACTCCACTAAAAGCAGGAAAGATCTACACGTTTAGTTTCGATATGGCATTTGCCCCTTTTTATTTCTCAAATATCTGCTTCGGTTCGCTTGGCATCTATGGGGGAAATTGTATCAACTGCAAGGAAGATACGTTGTGGACCTCCGGTGTGTTTTATAATACTGACTGGCAGAGAAAGGTAGTGACTATCCGGCCCCGAATGGATTGTGATTATTTATTGTTTAGCCCTTATCTGGAAGGTAACTGTGATTCTTCTTTTTATTCGGATGTGCTCGTAGATAATTTGTCACCCACCATAAAAGAGGTGCCTCAAATCGAAGTATCTGTCAGCAATGCCTGCAGGAGCTCTAATAATGGTTCTGTCAAAGTGAAGGTGAAGGGCGGAAAAGGTCCATATAAGTATGATTGGAATCCTGGCCGTTATCATGATGCTGCCATATCACATCTGGCATCCGGGAGGTATACTGTGAAAGTAACGGGTGCAAATGGCATAAGTGTTGAACAGGAGGTGGTGATTGGTGAGTATGTGGTAAAGGCGACCGCATCTTTAATTAATAGCAGTTGCTATAATTCTGATAATGGGGCCATTTATATGTCTGCTTCAGGTGGTGTGGTGCCATATGCATTTAGTATTGATGAGAACACAGGCTTTGTTTATAATAATAGGTTTACCGGTCTTGCTGCGGGCACTTATAATATGCGGGTAAGAGATGCTGCGAATTGCCTGGTAGAGGTTAATAACCTGTCCATTAAGGAACCTGATGAACTGAAAATAATGGCTGTCACGCCGACGAATATTTCGTGCAATACATTGCAGAATGGATCGATTACATTGAGTGTGAGCGGTGGTTCACCGGCATATACTTATGAAATAATAGGGAGTGAACCAGTGCAGACGGATAGTGTGTTCAGGGGTTTGAATGAGGGTAAATACAGGTTCAGGGTGACGGATGACAACCAGTGTTACGTGGAAGGAGAGGGGGAGGTTTCCAGGGATGCACGAGATTGTGCGCTGTACCTGCCTACGGCTTTTAGCCCCAATGGAGATGGAAAGAACGATCTGTTCAGGGCGGTGGTCCATGATAATGTGTCTTCATTCAGACTTGCGGTATATGGAAGATGGGGTCAGTTGATCTTTGAAAGCAGAAATCCGGATGTTGGCTGGGATGGCACGTCTAGAGGAGATATAATGCCGGCAGGGCATTATGTATATATGGTCACTTATACGGACAGTCATGGGCAGGATATGAAGCAGACCGGAACCCTGGTGCTGGTGAGGTGA